The Oscarella lobularis chromosome 4, ooOscLobu1.1, whole genome shotgun sequence nucleotide sequence CTGAGTGAGTGTGAGCGTGAAAATgactgaatttttttttgaccAAATTTGCGAGCGCAGTGCGAATGGAGTTCTTGCGATTCGAGAAAGTGGTGATTTGATTTGAAGGCGAAGATCTAAAGTCGTTTACGTTCTACTTGCCTTGTTCGCCTTTTCCAAGTCTTTCTCCAAATGGCCGACTTTCTGACGTAAACTGGCGAGTTCTGAATGAGATAAAGAAACTGTAGGCGCTTTTTATCGTGCGTCTGGATTGCGTTTTACCGGCTGACGTTCTTCTCGCTTGTTCTTCGTGCCCGTAATTTGCCGTTTTTAGCTCGATTAGCTGATTCTGCAGCACCAGCTTGATGTAGAAATACGTTCGAAAGATGTCTAACCTGAAGACGCCCGAATTCGTCTTCGGAAAGCGCCGCGTGAGTCATTCTGAGGACACAATATGGCGGAAGTACAGAatttacgtcacgtgttCTCCCACTTCTAACGTCACTCGTTTCCCCGTATAGGCAAAACATGGTCCTTCTTTCGTCCTGTCTCCTAGCACTGCTACTAACCGCTCTATCAAACGGTAACGTTCTCCATCTTTTTAACACACTCTCACCGACGTAACGTGCGGCGTTTCGCATCAGGTCAAAGCGCCCAACAGTGTCCCAACGCCAAGGCGCAATTTTCCACCTATTCAACGACCGAACTTATCATGTCGAGCGACACAGTATTCGTCGCCGACTTCGAAGTCGCGTGCGGGACGGGAGGGGACCCCAAGGTAGAGGACCCGAGAACaccacacacacacacaaaccTTTCTTTCGTGTAGGCGCTCTTCTTGCACGCCGACGTAAGCGGCGATCACATTCCCGTCGTACGAGCATCGGAAACGAAATTCCAAGTGAGAAGGCCGCGAAATTTCGGTggggcgacggcgacgaggctTCGTTTAGGTTAGCTGGTCAGCGCCGCATACCGAAGCCAAAGCCGGCATTTATCCGGTCAGGATTTACGACGAGGAGGGTTACGCGGCTCTAagaaaagtgaaaaaaaagcaaaactCCTGTTTTTATCTTGTAAGTGAATTTTTCTAGGCCATTCGTAGCGGACAGTCCGCTGACTCAGTCAAACCTGTGTTCAGAGTGGATATCAATCACAAGGTCAGGCCCTTTCCCGTTATacgaattttttaatttcgtttgtttctAGGGTGCCGCCCGACCTGGATTTATTGTTCAGACGGAGTTTATTGCCTTGGTGACGTTCCTTCTGATCTGGTGGTACGCTAACAGCATGAAGGGACGCATGTCTGAATAGAATGGATTGTtggttgttttttttgtggaTTGCAACGGGGTGCTGCGAtttaaattttgattttcaattaaaGCACTTGCAAACACAGCCTGGGAAGTATCAAGTCTAGAATTAttctacacaaaaaatagaGCTAGGGCACTTATTGTTAGAATAGAAAGGAGGGGAGGAGGGGATCAATTGCATGCACATAGGAGGCTCTGGCCTACTGACAGTATCAACATCGTTCTCTCATTAAAACCTCCAACCTGATTTATCAATTTTAAGGATCTTACCCAGACGCTGTCTGGATGTCGCATGTCCTTTCTTTGGCCTCTTTCGTTGGTCAGCTGAGTACCATAAACGTTAGACCGACTATCCCCACTAACTCAAACCCATACACAcctgatgatgatgatgatggctGCTTGGTGGATGGAATATAAGAGTCGCCCCGTGGTTTGGCCGGACGTTTTTTTGCGGTTGATTTGCTTGGCGTTGCGTTTGGCTGTTTcactgagaaaaaagatcaTTTCATCAATTCCGCGCGTTGTACCGTACGTGGATAACTCTGACCAGTTTCCTCTTTGGGTTCCCACACATGATCGCTCAGAAGAGCGTCCGGCTGCGAGTTCCCCTCCTCATCGTCACCTGAGTAAACTGGGGGAGAAAACACGCGTCTCCAACTGGATAACAAAAGACGTTTTCTACTAACTGTAGTCCTGATTGCTCTCTAATATTGTCGAAgccctcttcttctttttgccgGGAGCACTCGATGAATGGACGATGCTAGCTGATGAACCGCTCACTAAAAAAAGAGCGAATTTCGTTTAGTCTATGTGAAGCCTGCGCTGTAAGTGTATAGAATACCAGAAAGCTTTAGAGTCAGAGGCTTGTGCTCTACAGATGTAGGTGCTGGCTCCGCTTTGGCGTGTTTTCTTGAGAGAATCCGTCAAGCTCCCTGTGACTGTGTGACATCTGCTAATGATGTCATACCTGGCAATTTTTCCATTTGTCATTTTCGGTTTCatagacgacgaagacgaagaagaattcgccttctgtttctttggcaTTAGATCTGAGTCCAAGCTCGTTGCCAGGCCTTGAGTGAGAGACTTTGGAATGGTCAATTTAAGCGGACTACGCTTATTTGATTTATTAGGAGACGTCTAGCCAAATACAACGTCGATTTTAAACGCAAAACGAGTATACAGTCAACCTACTTGACTCGCTTTAGCTTTCAACACACGTTGAATGTCCCTAACCAGTAGATTAGGAACAACGGAGTCGGGAACTTGACTCCGATGCTCATGAGCGTTCTAGAACCCAAAAAAGCTCTCGCAAACCCCAGAGCACATAGCTCCAAATCGACTAACCGGACCGTCGGTCTTGAGCCAGAGCTGCAAAGTCTCCGCCAAGACTTTCATACCAGTGCTTAGGTACGACGGAATCGGTTCCTCGCTCTCGTGAAACCCTATGAATATGTCAGCCGTTTCCAACTTATAGCCCGTTCGCATTGGGGACTTGAAGTCTCGAGTGCGAACGGGCTATTATTCCTTCAGACCTTTTATGTCCTCTAGTAGATGTTGCGCCGCGTACCAGTGAAGGGTCTCGTAGCTTGGatgacgaaatcgatttggcATCTGTAACCTCTGCTCCATCTCATAGATTctagaagagagaaagtggCCCAGATTTAACAacaacaataaaaaaagtgAATGCTGCCCCCACGCCTCTATCTATCTGCCTTTCATACTTTAACTGTAAGCCAATATTGTATCGGTGTAGGAAGTTGCCACCAAAGACAAGCGAATCAACGGGAGTGAGAACAGCATGAATCCAGCCTAAAAGACAACATAAGAAATAGCAGAGAACGAGCTCAAGATCATTATTGTCTTTGCCTGTTGGTATAAAGAGCGTTTGGCCGGCCTTCAAGTGACACTTGTAGCACCAATCCGCCATCTCGCCAAAAAAGATTTCACTGGATGATGGCAGTTTGGCCCATTTTTCAAAAGCGGCCAAATTTCTTGGAGTAGGCTGTATCAAATAGAAAACCTTTTCGCCCTAAAATGATGCGCTTTGCaagtgaaagaaaaacgcggcTAAAACGGTCTAACTTTAACTATATGATACCAAACGCTTGTCCCGCCAAAATCCAAGTGGAAATCCGTATACGAGCCGGCGACGCTCATGAGACAGTACTTTTGGACAGCTGGCCGAATGTGCAGACTACAGAAAATAGAGTTTCCCTCACTTTTAATTTATTCAGAGAACTTACGAGTCTTCGGGATTTTGCGGCCAATAGAGATCAAGCCAATCGAGCTCTCGCACGCACTCAGGAGCTATTACGTAATGCGACaaactaagaaaaaagtctcaacatctcttctctttttcttatcGCATCTTCATACGATGTTTGACTGAATTCCAAGCTGATCACATTGAAGGTCTTCTTTGGACTCGGACTGGTATAGTACTCCGTCCACTGACGCATGGTCATCTTAAAATCTTGCTATTATAACGCAAACgtaatcaaattaataaaaagGAAGCTCctaattaagaattaattaattaattaattaattaattaattaacctgtTTGCTAACATCAATTACGTCCAATATCATATCGGACCCTAACATAAAGACAATGCTTCAATGGGCCGACActcgacgtctttccgtACCAACGAGTTTTTCTATATCAGCTACAGACCACGTGGCCGGTGGCACGACGAGTCCCAATCCATGCAGATTGTCGACAAGAATAGGTTGGGAGAAGCCGTGACGATCGAAGTGAGATGCGGTGACCGACGAGCCGGGAAGACGAAGTAAAATAGGATCGGCTCTTTAGCGTTATTATATGATACGATGCAGGAGGAAAATGTCGAGATCTTACTTGGAGAACTTCTTCGTCAATAATTGACGCACGAATACGCTCGTGCCACTTTGCACGGCCTTGGGATGCACGATATTTTCCGAGTCAgtgtcgtctttttttctttcttaccttCGACGATTGAGACGAATCGTAGGAATTGTGTCGGTGCCAATTCACGTGCCGTTTCACTAGGGAAAAAAAGGGGAGAAAACGCCTGTTATCGACGACTGCCGGCGGCCGGCTTTTGTCGTTCTTTTACTCGTGGTCGGTCCGTGCAAACGCGCGCACGTGGGGCAGTGATagtcgtcgatgtcgtccgCTTCGTGTTCGAGAACGTTGACGCAGCTggggagggagagagagagtcgaGAGTCGAGTCGTTTGGGCGAATCGGAAAATCCGCTTGCTCACCTGCCGTGAAACCAGTCGCGACAAACGCCGCACTCGATCATGAATCGAGACGGATTGTACGGCTGACGGCAAATGCAGTAGACGTCGTTTGTCTCGGCCATCCTTCGCTGTTGTTCGTTTGGTATTTTGCGCATGCTCATTAGTGTgattgaattaattaatacgttGCGGTCATTAACTAAAGCTAAAACATTTTATTGAGGGATATACTGTATAGTGCAATTTAAACCAGCTGCCCCGTATAAAATCTATTTATGTTTCTACCTTACGTTACATTTCTATGTCCAAGATGAGTGGAAAGTGATCCGATGCGTTGTTCTGAACGATTTGACAGTTTTTCACTTTGCCTTTCCACTTGCTTGATAGCCAAAAATAGTCAATGCCATACCTAAACATCAGGCAATTGATTTGAGTCGTAGGAAGTGAACGAGTGTCGTACTTTGGACTTCTAACATGTGCCGTGAATCGTTTCTCTGGTCGTCCTGCTACGGTCCAAGCATCCCGATACCCTGATTTAGTCAAAAGCTAAAACCAATTCTTTAACGTATATAATCTTATCCTTCAACGCTAACCTTTGTCACCTTGTGCTCAGGTAGTTCCCAGCGACGACTCTTCCTCTCTTCTATCAGGTCTTCCCATTCGTCACTaagcaaaaagagaaaattgaagcAAAACAAAGACTAGACAGACTCTCAATGCCTATTTACTCATCATAGTCGGATCTGGTGAGCGAGTTGAAATCTCCCATTAGTATATGCGGTTTTTTGAGCTGTTTACACCGCTCCAGCAACTTGCCTGCCTGAAGAAGACGCAACTCTTCCGACATGTGATCAAGATGTGTCTTAGCACAAAAAGAGATCTTCAGCGTGATCTATAAAACCAAATCCAAGTGTCCAGCTCAccacaacgacgacaatgtcAGCCAATTCGCCAAAAATAGCACAACGGAGTTCCTGCAGAGGAAGAGTTTCTTTCGAGGAAAACTTGGAGCTAAGCGAGTTGGAAGGTAATTTGCAAACAAAAACGCTTGTCTTACGATGAGAGCAATGCATTTCCTAAATATCCATCACCGGAATCTCCGTGTGTCCAATCCTTGAAAAATGTCAGTTTTTCGGCAAACGCCTCGATGACGCAATTTGGGTGTCCAGGATGTTGCGTTCTGCATCGAGTGACCTGTACATACGAGCAATGGACAATGGAATCGGTGGAGAGCGTCGGTTTCAACCTCGTTGAGTCCCAAAACGTCGGGTTTCCACGTTCGAACGCAATCGACGACTCGGTCGAAGTTGCAGCGATATTTCTCGTCCTCCCAACCGTGAATATTGAACGTCATCAGacggaacgtcgtcgacgaacctTCAGCCATTGTTGCGATCACGTGTCAGCGCTCCCGTACGTAATGTCGAATGACGCTTACTTCGAGTTCGTAGGCTTCGTCTGGTGGGTGCTTGCACTGGGCATGTTCTTGTACGGGGTACGTTGTTCATACACGTAGCCTACATCTCCACCAACTGCCTTCATCTCACAGATTGCCGCTCTTGCACCCGGCTACTTTCCATACTCCATTCCAGGACTCGGATTTGTAGCTAAATATATGCTTCAACATTATCCGACTCTCTTCCGCTACGGGTAGCGACGTTCTACACTCTCATTTAtgattattaataataataataataattcaGATTTTATGGCGCAGTTGTTGTTCACCTATTCGAAGCATTGGCGGCATACTTTATTGCTCGGTAGACGAACTGCCTGttcaaagtcgtcttcgttgtttTCTATAAGTAGTGTCTCTGCAGGGGAAAGGGACTGAGTGTTGGCGCGGCGTGCAAATGGGCCGCTCAGACGCTTCTGTTCGGATTCCCGTCACTTCTCCTGCTGCGAAAATACAAAAAGCACGGCGATTAACTAACGGCGTTGCACTAAGGTCGATTTGAGTATTCTTTTTGCGATAACACGTTCACTGGGAATACATTTTCCTTTTTACTCGTccacttcttctttcttctcctcgtcgtcgtcatcgccattctccttttccttttccaagATTGTGATTTTGCCCTACAAAATCAAActttcattttaattaaaaggggGCTTTATACGCTCTTACTTTTCCAGCGTCCACGTGCACTGTCATTCCCGTCTAAACACAATAGTTTATGTAGTAGAGCCATACATCATTATTAACTAATTATTTCTACTTTCAATCGTTTCATCAAACCACCAGACACGCCGACCACTGTCGGCAAACCCAGCTCCCTCGCTACAACAGCAGAATGCGAAAGGAGGCTAACGAGAACAAAACAAAGTCCTACTAGTGGTGCTATGAGTCTATAACTCATACCTTCCCCTTTCAATCAGCAATCCTGAGCAAACGGGATAGAGAGGAACCCAGCCGGGATCAGTCCTCGCCGTCACCAGAATCTCGCCGTTCATTCCACGCGCTTCGTCAATGCTCTTCACAACGCGAACTTTGCCTTGAATCACGCCCGGACAGCAAGCGGTTCCCATCAGAACGTTTGGATCAGACGAAGCTTGAGCCTTGGGAGTAAATAGGAGAAAGCGTAGTCTAAAAAAAGCAAGTCAAAAATGCTAGCAACCTCGTGTTCTTTGAGAAGATCAAGATCTTCAAGTATGGCCGGAAAACCCATGTAGCAGCCAGCTGCTCCGCGTGTCAGAAATCGCtcaggaggaggaagggACTAAAAACAGCGCTCAGCCCTGCAATGCTTGCGCGTGCATTGAATGTACCTTTCTGTATTCGTCAATTTCCTCTCGACGAATAGCgacaagacgacgaaggtTGTTGGTTACAGATCGACCATCGTTGAACGCATACAGTTCATCGAGAGTCAAATAGAAGATATCCTAAATAAACTtcatctatctatctatctatctatcacTCAATTTCTTGATGCGTACCCCCTTGTCATCCGTTAGTCCCagttttttcaaattcaatcCAATCGCACGGAATAGCGAACGGATGATACCCCACAGTTTCGTGCGGGAGAAGCGCAAATTTTCACGGTGCTTCACGGCTAGAACACTCATTGAAAACTCTAAATGACTCTGATTATATCTGACCTCTTCTGGTGTGCGAGAGAATCCAATTGAAGAATATCCTGTAGTAAAACGGCAACGACTTCGATACGACTTCTTCCGCGTTTGTTTTGATTTCGTGCTCGCGCTTTTCCATCGCGTCAACCGAATAGGAACCAGAACGAACGTATCCACACAACGTATCTAAGATGAAACCTAAACGCGCAACGTTCATACTTTTGTGAATGAGTAGAAGTCTCAAACTCGACTCACTCGGATCATCGAGCAAAGTGCTCGACTCCAATTTCAGTTCATCAACACATCGAAATCCGTATAAGGTCAGAAAGGTTTTGATGCGATGAGCAACTTCCACCTGACGATGCAAAAGTCTTTCACTTCTTTTTCCCTCCTTTTTATCTCTTCTACCTTTTGTCCTTCAATGTCGGCGCCATTCTCGCTGTTGgtgcgacgattcgacgaggcAACTGACGATCGTCGAGCGCGCACTTTTCCTTGAGAGACGTCCGAGTCGCCGCCACTCGGTTCACTGACCGTCTCAATACCGAGCTGATGATTGACGAGATACGTGAGCTCTTCTCTCTCAGTCAAGAACCATTCTCGCAGAGAAGGACCTAGAGAGCCGCCCAGTGGTCGTATTGTAAATGAAATTCTGAGGGCTTAGTTCCCCATCTAACCTGACGTGTCAATGTACTGCGCTATGCTCATAAGCATTTTTGTCGGCTTTGTACTTTCGACGTCTCCTTGCCCGCAAAGAAGATCATTTTGTAGTGACTGAGCCTACGTAAAGCAGAGCGCACAACATAGTCGCATCGATAACTGCTTCGTTTCTGTTTTTCTCACTTTATCACCATCGCCCTTGCAGAGAAGAGAGCTGACGAGCTTCTTCAGTATGCCGAAAAAGAGCATGACGTACGTGTCATTGATGACGGGTACCTCCCATCTGTCAATAACGTtct carries:
- the LOC136186035 gene encoding translocon-associated protein subunit delta-like, which encodes MVLLSSCLLALLLTALSNGQSAQQCPNAKAQFSTYSTTELIMSSDTVFVADFEVACGTGGDPKALFLHADVSGDHIPVVRASETKFQVSWSAPHTEAKAGIYPVRIYDEEGYAALRKAIRSGQSADSVKPVFRVDINHKGAARPGFIVQTEFIALVTFLLIWWYANSMKGRMSE
- the LOC136186032 gene encoding lysine-specific demethylase 7B-like, which translates into the protein MSMRKIPNEQQRRMAETNDVYCICRQPYNPSRFMIECGVCRDWFHGSCVNVLEHEADDIDDYHCPTCARLHGPTTMKRHVNWHRHNSYDSSQSSKAVQSGTSVFVRQLLTKKFSKADPILLRLPGSSVTASHFDRHGFSQPILVDNLHGLGLVVPPATWSVADIEKLVGSDMILDVIDVSKQQDFKMTMRQWTEYYTSPSPKKTFNVISLEFSQTSLSHYVIAPECVRELDWLDLYWPQNPEDSLHIRPAVQKYCLMSVAGSYTDFHLDFGGTSVWYHIVKGEKVFYLIQPTPRNLAAFEKWAKLPSSSEIFFGEMADWCYKCHLKAGQTLFIPTGWIHAVLTPVDSLVFGGNFLHRYNIGLQLKIYEMEQRLQMPNRFRHPSYETLHWYAAQHLLEDIKGFHESEEPIPSYLSTGMKVLAETLQLWLKTDGPNAHEHRSQVPDSVVPNLLVRDIQRVLKAKASQTSPNKSNKRSPLKLTIPKSLTQGLATSLDSDLMPKKQKANSSSSSSSMKPKMTNGKIARKHAKAEPAPTSVEHKPLTLKLSVSGSSASIVHSSSAPGKKKKRASTILESNQDYIYSGDDEEGNSQPDALLSDHVWEPKEETVKQPNATPSKSTAKKRPAKPRGDSYIPSTKQPSSSSSADQRKRPKKGHATSRQRLGKILKIDKSGWRF
- the LOC136186033 gene encoding uncharacterized protein — translated: MAEGSSTTFRLMTFNIHGWEDEKYRCNFDRVVDCVRTWKPDVLGLNEVTRCRTQHPGHPNCVIEAFAEKLTFFKDWTHGDSGDGYLGNALLSSSKFSSKETLPLQELRCAIFGELADIVVVVTHLDHMSEELRLLQAGKLLERCKQLKKPHILMGDFNSLTRSDYDDDEWEDLIEERKSRRWELPEHKVTKLLTKSGYRDAWTVAGRPEKRFTAHVRSPKYGIDYFWLSSKWKGKVKNCQIVQNNASDHFPLILDIEM
- the LOC136186034 gene encoding transmembrane protein 254-like, yielding MSNDAYFEFVGFVWWVLALGMFLYGIAALAPGYFPYSIPGLGFVAKYMLQHYPTLFRYGFYGAVVVHLFEALAAYFIARGKGLSVGAACKWAAQTLLFGFPSLLLLRKYKKHGD